aaatattatccatATTGTATTTGGATTCTGGTACCAGAAAGTTAAAATTCGAGAATAATGTTTACATATTTTTCAGATTTTAAATTATACTACCAAACACACATTAATGGAAATATTAATACATTTTTGAATCATTTATTTGGATCACCAACTAAAGACaccttaaaatatttaaaatatctaaatcttccctttctttcttctttctcaaCCAAGCCACCAAGttcaaaataaatacaaaataaatactAACTgtattacttaaaaaaaaaggttttaaaattatagTTACCAACTTTTTAAAGGAAGCTCAAACTATTAATATATAAGAAATAAAATGGTGGTTTAACCGTTAAAGTAAACATGACTTAATTGACATATATTCTCACTTATTGTATTAAATATggaaaaaatgataatttaactcACTTTTTCAATTGAGTTACTGAATTCCAATTTTTCTATCAAAGCTgtcgttttttttatttattaacttatcatatttacTTATTACAAATGATGTGGACCAAGGTCATGATAgcttttagggaaaaaaaaccctttttggtaggtttagttttcaattaacctttaattaatagatattaacaaTGAAAGTGTATTTAGAAAACaatcaaagttaaaatttttgaaatttaaaggtcaaatgaaataaaacaGGACAAagatgtaacattttgaaacctaggaaCCTAATAGAATTTAAAGTCAAAATTTAGGAGTAAgagtgtaacattttaaaatttaagaaccaaATGAAAATTATATCTAAGATCTCGggacaataaaaaaaatctagctATTATTCATTTTAGTGATTAACCAACTCTTGTCAGTATACTTCGAAcccatttggattgatttaagaaaaaaaatgtttttcaaaaaactcatttttatttaaacatttttataaaaaaattaaaatatacttgaaaaactattttgagtggtcgtcaaacatttcaatttttttcttcaaaatgacttattttttaaattaaattaaatatttgaaaatgtatcCTAAACACATCATTCCTGGGGATATAGCCTGATTATACTCTggaatgttttatttttctaaaagggaaaaaaaaaactccaaatttgagttttgttttagttaattaaaagaatatttgctttatattattataagcTAAAAATggagaattatatatatatttttttggtgTAAATAAAAGGAATACAATGCGACAATTGAGTTTTACTGGTCCCCACTGATGGTGGAGTCAAATTCGGATGATCCAGTCAACCATAGATTGCCAGATCGGATTGTGAGAGTAAAAGCCATCGAGAAGCATGCAAGGCATTGGGCCGAGGCCCACATACTCATTTTCAACACTTATCTTTGGTGGAGAAGGCCCAGGATTAAAGCCCTGTAAGTGGCCCATTGGGCCTCAAACTTCCCTTCCCATTCTACTTCTACCAAATAGCAAACACTCCAATTTCAAATTTCCCCAATAAATTATGAACATGTCATCGTATAACTAGGATATTCAAAATGTCCCATGACCAAATGCCATTTTATACCCCCTTTCACAATAAATTCCATCAATTTACATGTTTGTCAAAGCCTGGTAAAAAAAGGGGGTAAACGTGTAAAATATAGAGtataaaaagttatatttatatatatatttttcaggTTTGGATCGTTTGAAGATGAAGAAACAAGTAGCTTAAAATTAGTGAAGATGAGACGAGGATATGAGATGGCTTTAAAGACTTGGTCAGATTGGTTGGAAGTTAATATAGATCCAAACAACACCCAATTGTTCTTCATGAGCATGTCACCCATTCACGATAGGTATGTTTTTTCCCTTCCATAATCTCTGTTATCATGATAGGTATGATTAACatcacttttatcattttcaaagATACTCAAAACACACAATTTTTAtaccataaaaaattgattttgaaaatgataaaagtgattttaaccataAGTCACTTACAAACATGTTATCTGTTGGGAGTATTTGGTCCAACGAGTTGAAGTTTAGACTAGACTTATTATTTCTTTCAAAGAGTTCATAGACCACATgactaaaaaaacataaatctcatgtcTTATTAACTTGAGATTTTTGTACTAATGACCCTTTCACAGGTGGCGTATTGATTAATGACTCGCCTCTCCACAAATGTATGGAATCTGATATTTTGCTTACATCAAAGTGCACTACTGCGTCTTATACAGTATCCCATTAGGGATGACTAAATCTATCGTAGCCTTAAAGCGATGACCATATTGCAATCTTCATTTTCCTCCACTCCACCAAAATATCCATGTCGAAAGCTTAGCAAAATGTGAGAAAAATGAAGATCACAATAGACATAGCTATCGCGTTGGGGCTTATGATAGATGTGATCATCCTTAATGTGATACTGTATAAAACGCGGTAGTGCAATTTGACTTAAGCAGAATGTTAGATTTCATACATTTGTAGGGTGGATCATTAATTATTTAGGGATTGAAAATGAGTCATATGTACAAAAATCTCTGAATTCTTACACTGTGGGTCCCATGACATCACAACTTCATTTCTTACCCCGAACATCACTCCTTTGGTATCATTGAATTTTGTCAACTATTagacatcttttttttttcctcatagTTTCATCGAATTAAAGAAGTTGTTTGTAAATTGTGTAGGGGAGAGGAATGGGGTAGAGCCAAAGGTGAAAATTGTTATGGTGAAACAGAGCAAATTACAAAAGTTGGGTACAAAGGAGATGGGACAGATCCAAAGATGATGAAGATAGTGGAGAATGTACTAAATGACTTGAAAACAAGAGGATTGAATGTACAAATGATTAACATTACACAACTTTCAGAATATAGAAAAGAAGCTCACCCATCAATTTATAGGAAGCAATGGGAGCCATTGAAGGAAGACCAAATTTCAAATCCAAGTTCTTATGCAGATTGTATCCATTGGTGCCTTCCTGGTGTGCCTGATGTTTGGAATGAGCTTCTTTATGCTTATATTTTTCAATCCACTACACActaaccaaaatttgaaatagttgtttcttttttctttgtcaAATTTTGTAATTGTCACTAAACAAATTCACTTCAAACGAACCCTCCATAAGAAATAGAAGGGTTTATGAGAGAAGATTGATAGATTGAATGATAATAGCCCCTCACATTTTAATGTAAAAATATTCACGTTCCCAAGAATGTTAACTTTGAGATGAACACTTAATTAGCTAAAGTAccattttgatctatatatttTGAGCGTTTTAGCAACAATGATGAAGATGAAAGTAGGTATTTTCGACAATGGTATGATTCATTAAAGGgtgaaaattgaaatgaaggaaatgtgtcaacaaaTTAAAGATGAGAAAGATAAAGAAATGAAGGAGAAGATGGAGGATAAGAGAATCAAATCGGACAATTTAAATAGTATTATTACTACTTTTTGCTAAATCAGCAGATCTAGTTACAGATTTAACAGCCACGTTAGTTTACTATTAAtcaattaatgtaaatgagcaTAACAATTATCTAGATCTGAAACTTCATATgataaaagtatttattttaaaattttagggacCAAATAGACACCGACATCAAGCCTCAAGTATGTAAAGTGTATTTCGCCTCAATCATAATTTGTATGCTAGAAAAATACTAtgcaaatatatttttacaattaataaaaaagaTTGTAATAGAGGTTTTTTTCTTTAAGGAAAACAATAATCTAACTATAATTTGAAGATTTATAGAAAGTACAaggattaaaattaaatatttaaaagttcaagattaaaataatatttcaatcaattaattaacaaaaaaaatttcacaaatagaaaaaatgtcaaaatatttatggaaataataaaaaaaaaaatactgataaatattgatagatttctatccatatctatcacatagtatcaatgataaacttctatcagtaatagatttttatcagtttttataaaaaaaaaaaaaaaaaaatttattttgtgtaaataatttcccttattttttaaaaattttttttgaaaatccctcttaattaaatgtattttgatttttttaaaaaaatttaaaaaaaaatacaaaaatggatTTTCCCCTCAACTTTAGGGAAAAAACCTATGTTAATTGGAGCGTGGGGAAAACTTCTCCTCATGCTAAGATACCAAGAATTTCTTACCATCCAAGGTGTGGTTCAATAGTAAATTGACATCCACAAAGTTTTCTTATTAATGTCTCACGCcaaccaactttttttttcttaggcTAGTTAAAAAAtaggtaaaataaatttttaatattagaCCCATAGcccaaattttttagttttgtagaaatagtaaataaaaaaaaagcccAATCTAAGATTTAAAATcgaaaatgtaaaaaatatatgaatgcACCTGATACACTCAATACACACTTGATACATTTGATACACCTGCTACACTTAATACAACTGATATACCTAATACtccttgatacacttgataacCCTTGATACACTAGTACACTTACACTTGAATTAAAGTGATacactaagatttttttttctttttgaaaaaaaaaaaacacagacTTGAACTTCTTCTTCGAAAGCAGCAGGCCCTTCCCCCCACGTCTCTCTTCAAACAACGAACACTACTCCACACCATTTGCTGTCGACCACCTCTCCATCTCCCCATCATTTACCTTTGTCAACCTCTACACGTCTAGTCACTGATTGTCGATTGTCGGTCGttgttttctctctctctatctttcTTTTCTCCAACATCTCTCTTTCACCAATTTCACACCATTTGTCGTCGACCATCGCTCCATCTCCCACTGCTTGCCTCTGTCGACCACCGCACGTCCAGTCACCGATTGCCTGCTGCcacttttctctctctatcaattaattgtttaggaaaaacatgtaataaaaaataattacaaaaccAGATTTGATGTTTTTGCCATATTTGCAAAACATTAAATATGAGTGACACACCTACAAAATAACATATTCAAATTGCTACCCACCataatttctctttttcttaCCTATGTTCATTTGTTATTCATTCTAATTTCTAACTCGTAGATAATCCtttcacttatttaattttaaacaagaTTGTACCATAGTTCAAAGATAGTTTGTATATAATACTTCTTTaggatcaaaatttcaaattctcgTACAGTTTTTAAActgaaaaatctaaaaaaggaaaaaaaatctctagatttttggtttaatttctatttgatctatagatttcaaaatattatacatttagtttttaagttttgattttgatttcaatttaatctctaaatttcaaaatgttacaattgcaATACttatctaaatttcaaaatgttacaattgcaATACTTACTTTcaatcattaattaaaaaaaaaaataaaggttaaaaacgtaaaatcttaaaatctaagggccaaattgaaagaaaactcAAATCTAGAGCATAAAATTGCAACATGTTAgtaaaaatttaacttttaaatgaaaaataaggtCTTTTGAGAATCTCACATTGCTAAGATTACAAAGTGGAATCTCCTTTATAAACTCCTACTTTGACCTATTGGTATGAACCTTAAGAGGTACTCAATGTTTTAGAGGGTGTAAGGAGCCCACAAATGTGGGTATGATGGACATTCCACATGTACACGTTACCACATCAAGGTGAGTGTTTGtggaatttttatttataataataaagtttattattatttctttattctttatatatatatatatatatatatatatatatatatatatatatatatatatatataaaaaaagaatcaaTCTTCACTGCGCACACCTCTTACACGTTCAGAGGTTGCACGTACTCTTCGTCTCGTTCGTTTTGAGCCATCATTGGCTTTCGAGGCCTATAAAAGGTGCGAGCTTTTCATCAGTTTcatacaaataaaaagaaatttcacagtctcattttcattttctcttttgattccttcttctttttttatgtgTTTAGTTTTTCGAGCATACTATGAAGGAActattgaaggtccttgagcagaAACGAGATCAGACCTAAATCCCAAATTTTACAAAAGTCACAAGTTTATAGAAGAAATAGAAACGATATgcttttaataataaaaacaacatgcTAGAAAAACAAATAAGAGAAAGGAATAATGATAGGGAGATGAAAAACTTACCATTGAAGAACGTTTCTTCATGTCCTCTCTGCCAAAGGACCACGAAGTCGAAAccttaatttgacccaaatggccaccaccaaaaGGAGTCTtctgtattctctaggatgagaatccagaagttttGTGGGCTTGACTTTTTGGTGAGGAAAAGAATTAGAGATGATTAGAGAGTTGAGAGATCCGATGAGGTTAACTTTTTATAGAACCCTTCTGTAAAAACccaaaggaggaagaagatgagggAAACAAAATTCAACCAACCTATTCCCaccaactccctcccaaaattattttttagaaataaaactaattttaataaaaacattaatacatatttatataataaccactttatatataatataaacatataacctatagtttaatattgtatccaatacaatataacctataatttaattctctcaacaacgatatttaatataaatccattatatgaatccaattcatataattaatatttgaatcatattcaaatatttatttcctctcaaataaattttatattataatgtatcaaatacattatagtaattatatcattgGATCCAAGAGTTTCAGTATAGTAGGCGAGTACAATGGGAATCAATCAAGGTTCTTTTATGGTAGTCCAACTATTTGACTTGGAAACCGCTAGTCAATTCGTAAGCATAGCTGGGGGAGTCTCTTTCTGGAAGATTCAATCATTAATATTCGTGGAAACCTTGGCAAAAGAGCTTACAGAAATACTCCTGTAAATCGACATGTTGCTAGCTTCAACTCGGTGGAATAAAAATCATTGATTCCCTCTACTGTAGTTGCTAAGCAAGCGCTTCGGGCACTACGATAGGAAATGGATCGATCATTACGAGAATTGACTCCTCCGTAATGTAATAGAAGAGTCACTGTCCTGTTCCCTGGGCTTTTCCCCTTCTCAACCAGACGCAGGTGTAGAGGAGGTATCTAGGCATGGTTTATGCCATGATTGGTATAGGTGTTCTTGGATTTCTTGTTTGGGCTCATCATATGTTTACTGTGACGAGCATAGCTACTCGGGGTTCCAAACCTTTCTCAAATA
The nucleotide sequence above comes from Benincasa hispida cultivar B227 chromosome 3, ASM972705v1, whole genome shotgun sequence. Encoded proteins:
- the LOC120072962 gene encoding protein trichome birefringence-like 34 codes for the protein MAMASNSQTKSARKSQLTPNPNPTWAVPIRTTFRTSLAVLTALLLVTAVYLTQNRAQVSENYRAGGYGGGGGGCDLFTGKWVFDNESYPLYKESECVFMSDQLACEKFGRRDLGYRNWRWQPEECELPRFNATALLQRLRNKRMVFVGDSLNRGQWVSMVCLVGSVIPPSLQSMQSDGSLIIFKATEYNATIEFYWSPLMVESNSDDPVNHRLPDRIVRVKAIEKHARHWAEAHILIFNTYLWWRRPRIKALFGSFEDEETSSLKLVKMRRGYEMALKTWSDWLEVNIDPNNTQLFFMSMSPIHDRGEEWGRAKGENCYGETEQITKVGYKGDGTDPKMMKIVENVLNDLKTRGLNVQMINITQLSEYRKEAHPSIYRKQWEPLKEDQISNPSSYADCIHWCLPGVPDVWNELLYAYIFQSTTH